One Candidatus Binatia bacterium DNA window includes the following coding sequences:
- a CDS encoding oxidoreductase — protein MPAVTDAFELAFRPGRIGSVELRNRILKSATFEGMSPGGTVTRELVEHHRSVAAGGAALTTVAYCAVSRDARTFEDQLWIRPEVVPALRELTEAVHAEGAKASLQLAHAGFFTQVAENRGRGALGPSPTLNVYGLGHGKAFAKGMTPEEIGRVVSDFGEAARLAVDAGFDAVELHLGHGYLLSQFLSPATNKRSDEWGGSLENRLRLPLDVVREVRRRTGTSVALLAKINLRDGFRGGLELEESIEVARALERTGVDALVLSGGFTSRNAFYLLRGDAPVSAMARAAKSRVHGTVLRLFGRFLVRSYPFEELFFLPEARRIRESVGLPLALLGGVVSRRGLATAMREGFDFVAMARALIADPDLPLRMRRGEVERSRCTHCNLCVVEMERGGVRCVLGTTS, from the coding sequence GTGCCCGCCGTAACGGACGCATTCGAACTCGCCTTTCGTCCTGGACGCATCGGGTCCGTGGAGCTTCGGAACCGGATCCTGAAATCCGCCACGTTCGAGGGGATGTCTCCGGGCGGCACCGTGACACGCGAGCTGGTCGAGCATCACAGAAGCGTCGCCGCAGGGGGTGCTGCGCTCACGACCGTGGCGTACTGTGCCGTCTCCCGGGACGCACGAACGTTCGAGGATCAGCTCTGGATCCGCCCCGAGGTCGTGCCGGCCCTCCGCGAACTCACGGAGGCCGTACACGCGGAAGGGGCCAAGGCGTCCCTGCAGCTCGCTCACGCGGGATTTTTCACGCAGGTCGCCGAAAACCGGGGGCGCGGTGCCCTCGGTCCCTCGCCCACGCTGAACGTCTACGGGCTCGGCCACGGCAAGGCGTTCGCGAAAGGCATGACCCCGGAGGAAATCGGACGAGTGGTCTCGGATTTCGGGGAGGCGGCCCGTCTGGCCGTCGATGCGGGCTTCGACGCGGTCGAGCTCCACCTGGGCCATGGCTACCTCCTGAGTCAGTTTCTCAGCCCGGCGACGAACAAAAGGAGCGACGAGTGGGGAGGCTCCCTCGAAAACCGTTTGCGCCTCCCCCTGGATGTCGTCCGGGAAGTGCGCCGCCGCACGGGAACGTCGGTCGCCTTGCTGGCGAAAATCAACCTTCGGGACGGCTTTCGCGGAGGGCTCGAGCTCGAGGAATCGATCGAAGTCGCGCGGGCCCTGGAAAGAACGGGCGTGGACGCGCTGGTGTTGAGCGGGGGCTTCACCAGCCGGAACGCGTTCTACCTGCTCCGTGGCGACGCCCCCGTCTCCGCCATGGCGCGCGCCGCCAAAAGCCGTGTCCACGGCACGGTGCTGCGTCTTTTCGGGCGTTTTCTCGTCCGGTCCTATCCCTTCGAGGAGCTGTTTTTCCTTCCTGAAGCCCGCCGGATACGCGAGAGCGTCGGCCTGCCGCTGGCACTTCTGGGCGGCGTCGTGTCTCGTCGAGGTCTCGCCACGGCCATGCGGGAGGGTTTCGACTTCGTCGCCATGGCCCGCGCCTTGATCGCCGACCCGGACCTTCCGCTCCGCATGCGACGGGGAGAGGTCGAACGTTCGCGGTGCACGCACTGCAACCTGTGCGTCGTCGAGATGGAACGGGGAGGCGTACGCTGCGTGCTGGGAACGACCTCGTGA
- a CDS encoding diacylglycerol O-acyltransferase: MERLGAQDFSFLEFEHLHTPMNIGGVLVVEPSGPEPRVDVARVRAHVESRLDRIPRYRQRLVRAPLTGHPFWVEDPRFDIRAHVHHVALPRPGTEEQLKELSARLFAQPLDRRRPLWELWVVEGLRDGGYALLAKVHHAMVDGSERRGSGLGAPRPRARRGSFGKLLVGPPAKSGGGPLAFARGRRTLETPPGARPRARALVSLPREPGKLFREIALGVGTTAEMLGRIVLSPAPPTPLNGDVGPDRRFEWWAVPLQDVRLVKDRLGGTVNDVALATVAGAVRRFFRRKRWPVSGRDFRALVPVNLRTPAERIVGNRVSAWLTSLPLDVRDPRERYDRVRQLTALLKAKGEAHGVELASGMGEWADSLLDLWVRLASVRPPYNLIVTNVPGPTFPLYFLGDPIRSAYPVVPLFEKQGLGIALFTYHRELFWGFHVDAGVVEDYPEFVAAVRDSFDELRALAVRAGRKPPRRSATPVTEKRARLSGA; this comes from the coding sequence ATGGAAAGGCTCGGCGCACAAGACTTCTCCTTCCTCGAATTCGAACATCTCCACACCCCGATGAACATCGGCGGCGTGCTCGTCGTCGAACCCTCGGGCCCGGAACCGCGGGTGGACGTCGCTCGGGTCCGTGCCCACGTGGAGAGCCGGCTCGACCGGATCCCTCGCTACCGCCAGCGGCTCGTTCGCGCGCCGCTCACGGGTCACCCCTTCTGGGTCGAAGACCCCCGCTTCGACATTCGAGCTCACGTCCACCACGTCGCCCTTCCCCGGCCGGGGACCGAGGAGCAGCTCAAGGAGCTTTCGGCGAGGCTTTTCGCGCAGCCGCTCGACCGCCGGCGGCCTCTCTGGGAACTCTGGGTCGTCGAAGGTCTTCGCGACGGCGGCTACGCGCTCCTGGCGAAGGTGCACCACGCCATGGTGGACGGCAGTGAGCGGCGTGGATCTGGTCTCGGCGCTCCTCGACCTCGAGCCCGTCGCGGGTCCTTCGGAAAGCTGCTCGTCGGTCCCCCGGCGAAAAGCGGTGGTGGACCCTTGGCGTTTGCTCGTGGCCGACGCACGCTGGAGACTCCGCCGGGCGCAAGGCCTCGTGCCCGCGCTCTCGTTTCGCTGCCGCGAGAGCCCGGCAAGCTTTTCCGGGAAATCGCCCTGGGAGTCGGCACCACGGCGGAAATGCTCGGCCGAATCGTCCTCTCGCCCGCTCCGCCGACTCCCCTCAACGGAGACGTGGGGCCCGATCGGAGGTTCGAGTGGTGGGCGGTCCCGCTCCAAGATGTCCGGCTGGTCAAGGACCGGCTCGGCGGGACCGTCAACGACGTGGCCCTCGCGACGGTGGCGGGAGCGGTTCGCCGGTTTTTCCGGCGCAAGAGATGGCCCGTTTCGGGAAGGGATTTCCGAGCACTCGTGCCCGTGAACCTGAGGACGCCGGCCGAGAGGATAGTCGGGAACCGGGTCTCGGCATGGCTGACCTCGCTTCCCCTGGACGTGCGTGACCCCCGCGAGAGGTACGACCGTGTGAGGCAGCTCACCGCCCTGCTCAAGGCCAAGGGGGAAGCCCACGGAGTCGAGCTGGCGAGCGGGATGGGCGAATGGGCCGACTCGCTTCTCGACCTCTGGGTAAGGCTTGCCAGCGTGAGACCGCCCTACAACCTGATCGTCACCAACGTGCCCGGGCCCACGTTTCCGCTTTACTTTCTGGGCGACCCGATTCGCTCGGCCTATCCTGTGGTCCCCCTGTTCGAGAAACAGGGTCTGGGGATCGCGCTTTTCACTTACCACCGCGAACTCTTCTGGGGATTTCACGTGGACGCGGGCGTGGTGGAAGACTACCCCGAGTTCGTCGCCGCAGTGCGCGACTCCTTCGACGAACTCCGGGCCCTGGCTGTCCGGGCCGGGCGCAAGCCGCCGCGACGCTCGGCAACTCCCGTAACCGAGAAACGAGCGCGGCTTTCGGGGGCGTGA
- a CDS encoding chloride channel protein, with translation MARSLRLVGWAVAVGVLAGLAAAFLDRSLEVGIRTAIGRFTSPGGAEVFRFHWAVLFLPALGGIVSGVAIRLFAPASPGHGTDQLVRAFHYRDGRLDLRGPLVRGVSAVAVISCGGSAGPEGPIAALGASIGSTVARWARLSPREVRVLLLAGCAGGVGAIFRCPLGGALFGTSILYREPEFESESLVPAFVASVVSYSTFMGFDTHGARLLREADRLAFSSPVELPLYLVAGVVCGLFAILLSLAFHFVRSRSERLSGIPVWLRPGLGGLVTGALGVLLPQVMDSQYVFVQSALDGSVFSGFGPDEWTRWALFFGLVAVAKCVATAFTVGSGAAGGLLGPSVFIGGVVGAFVGAACNALLPWNLPEPLRQALIPVGMAGVLSAAMRIPIAAMVMVVEMTGSYGLVVPLMLVSATAYLVGRGWGLVPEQVRSSAQSPAHAGDAVVELLETYQVQDVMQKPWPYVARPNTKLGEILKKIRPGTRPCFAVLEGDRLVGLISVTDILQHGDTSSVSQIVVADDLMTRNMITIRPDASLYEALRLFQTHDVNALPVVENHGRGGRFLGMLTRQDVYALVRRQMDAMRQHVLREHDVLEAIDEENTLGQLLAHMPTPEIGTVERMSVPPELAGKSLRDVDFRRVYKAEVLAIQTREGRFLCPPDPARPLRLGDHLVVLTGRGEKAEPEERKAEGRSE, from the coding sequence GTGGCGCGCTCGCTCCGGCTCGTGGGCTGGGCCGTAGCTGTCGGCGTCCTCGCAGGGCTCGCGGCAGCCTTTCTCGACCGGAGCCTCGAGGTCGGGATTCGGACGGCCATCGGGCGGTTCACGAGCCCGGGTGGAGCCGAGGTCTTCCGGTTCCACTGGGCCGTCCTTTTCCTGCCGGCTCTGGGCGGAATCGTGTCCGGGGTCGCCATCCGTCTTTTCGCGCCCGCCTCTCCGGGGCACGGGACCGACCAGCTCGTCCGCGCCTTCCACTACCGGGACGGCCGGCTCGACCTACGTGGGCCGCTGGTTCGGGGAGTCTCGGCGGTCGCCGTCATCTCGTGCGGCGGTTCGGCCGGACCCGAAGGTCCCATCGCGGCGCTCGGCGCTTCGATCGGCTCCACGGTGGCACGCTGGGCTCGACTGAGCCCGCGCGAAGTCCGGGTCCTCCTGCTCGCAGGGTGCGCGGGGGGTGTCGGCGCCATTTTTCGCTGCCCCCTGGGCGGAGCGCTTTTCGGGACGAGCATCCTCTACCGGGAGCCCGAGTTCGAGAGCGAGTCGCTCGTTCCTGCCTTCGTGGCCTCGGTCGTGAGCTACTCGACCTTCATGGGGTTCGACACCCACGGAGCGCGCCTATTGCGCGAGGCCGACCGCCTCGCTTTCTCGAGCCCCGTCGAGTTGCCGCTCTACCTCGTCGCGGGTGTCGTCTGCGGCCTCTTCGCGATCTTGCTTTCCCTGGCCTTCCACTTCGTCCGCTCTCGCTCCGAGAGGCTCTCGGGCATTCCCGTCTGGCTCCGCCCCGGCCTCGGCGGTCTCGTCACCGGGGCGCTGGGCGTCCTTTTGCCCCAGGTCATGGACAGCCAGTATGTCTTCGTCCAGTCCGCCCTCGACGGCTCCGTTTTCTCCGGCTTCGGTCCGGACGAATGGACGCGCTGGGCGCTCTTTTTCGGTCTCGTGGCCGTGGCGAAGTGCGTGGCTACCGCCTTCACGGTCGGCAGTGGTGCGGCCGGAGGGCTGCTCGGGCCCAGCGTCTTCATCGGTGGGGTCGTCGGGGCGTTCGTCGGCGCGGCCTGCAACGCCCTGCTTCCCTGGAATCTCCCGGAGCCCCTCAGGCAAGCGCTCATCCCGGTCGGCATGGCCGGAGTCCTCTCCGCGGCGATGCGTATCCCCATCGCAGCCATGGTCATGGTCGTCGAGATGACCGGAAGCTACGGCCTCGTCGTGCCGCTCATGCTCGTGAGCGCCACCGCCTACCTGGTCGGCCGCGGCTGGGGGCTCGTCCCCGAGCAGGTTCGCTCCTCCGCGCAGTCTCCCGCCCACGCGGGCGATGCCGTCGTGGAGCTTCTCGAAACCTATCAGGTCCAGGACGTGATGCAGAAACCCTGGCCCTACGTGGCCCGGCCGAACACGAAGCTCGGCGAGATCCTGAAGAAAATCCGGCCGGGCACGCGCCCCTGCTTCGCCGTGCTCGAGGGAGACCGGCTCGTCGGGCTCATTTCCGTCACGGACATCCTGCAGCACGGCGACACGTCGAGCGTGAGTCAGATCGTCGTGGCGGACGACCTGATGACTCGCAACATGATCACGATTCGTCCCGACGCTTCTCTGTACGAGGCTCTCCGCCTCTTCCAGACGCACGACGTCAACGCGCTGCCGGTCGTCGAAAACCACGGGCGAGGAGGGCGTTTTCTCGGCATGCTCACGCGACAGGACGTGTACGCCCTGGTTCGCCGCCAGATGGACGCGATGCGGCAGCACGTACTCCGGGAACACGACGTTCTCGAAGCCATCGACGAGGAAAACACGCTCGGCCAGCTCCTGGCCCACATGCCCACGCCCGAGATCGGCACGGTGGAGCGGATGTCGGTCCCGCCCGAGCTTGCCGGAAAATCGCTCCGAGACGTGGACTTTCGACGGGTATACAAGGCAGAGGTCCTCGCGATCCAAACTCGCGAGGGTCGGTTTCTTTGCCCTCCCGACCCGGCTCGACCCCTACGGCTCGGCGACCACCTGGTCGTCCTGACCGGTCGGGGAGAAAAGGCGGAGCCGGAGGAAAGAAAGGCGGAGGGTCGGTCCGAGTAG
- a CDS encoding acetoin:2,6-dichlorophenolindophenol oxidoreductase subunit alpha produces the protein MTDPSPRECRQWLFRMWLIRLFEEKVLRLVSEGIIRGTTHPYVGQEAVAVGACSVLEPSDCTVSTHRGHGHLLAKGGSPKKLMAELFGKVTGYGGGRGGTQHVADFSVGHLGSFGITGGGIPLGTGAALAMRMRRRKSIVVVFFGDGATNQGVFHESLNLAALWRLPVVYLCENNLYAMSTHVREACATEDLARRALAYGIPGVRVDGMDVRAVAEHVGEAAERARRGQGPTLLECLTYRFLGHSKSDQRVYRTREEEEAWRKRDPIVLFSRWCTETQRLREEDVEAVRQEALARVDEAVAFARESPFPAPESAGEGVFTPDPWPN, from the coding sequence ATGACCGACCCGTCGCCCCGCGAATGCCGGCAGTGGCTCTTCCGGATGTGGCTCATCCGGCTCTTCGAGGAGAAAGTCCTGCGGCTCGTCTCCGAAGGGATCATCCGAGGCACGACGCATCCCTACGTGGGACAGGAGGCCGTCGCCGTGGGGGCGTGTTCCGTCCTCGAGCCTTCCGATTGCACGGTGAGCACCCACCGGGGACACGGCCATCTCCTCGCCAAAGGCGGGTCGCCGAAAAAGCTCATGGCCGAACTTTTCGGCAAAGTCACGGGATACGGAGGCGGTCGGGGAGGCACGCAACACGTGGCCGATTTTTCCGTCGGCCACCTGGGGTCGTTCGGCATCACGGGAGGGGGAATCCCCCTCGGCACCGGAGCTGCGCTGGCCATGCGGATGCGGCGTCGCAAGAGCATCGTGGTCGTCTTTTTCGGCGACGGAGCCACCAACCAGGGTGTCTTTCACGAGTCGCTCAACCTGGCTGCACTCTGGCGCCTGCCGGTCGTCTACCTCTGCGAGAACAACCTCTACGCCATGTCCACGCACGTGCGCGAAGCCTGCGCGACCGAAGACCTCGCCCGCCGGGCCCTGGCCTACGGAATCCCGGGTGTGCGGGTCGACGGCATGGACGTCCGGGCCGTCGCGGAACACGTCGGCGAGGCCGCCGAAAGGGCCCGAAGAGGGCAGGGGCCCACACTGCTCGAATGTCTCACCTACCGGTTCCTCGGCCACTCGAAGAGCGACCAGAGGGTCTACCGCACGCGGGAGGAGGAAGAGGCGTGGCGGAAGAGGGACCCGATCGTCCTGTTCTCGCGCTGGTGTACGGAGACGCAGCGGCTTCGCGAGGAAGACGTCGAGGCGGTCCGGCAGGAGGCTCTCGCCCGGGTCGACGAAGCCGTCGCCTTCGCCCGAGAGAGCCCCTTCCCGGCACCCGAGAGCGCCGGAGAAGGGGTCTTCACGCCCGACCCATGGCCGAACTGA
- a CDS encoding acyl-CoA dehydrogenase yields MDEIDIFRRTLRTFCEERLAPLVARSEALERFPRERILRPMAELGIFRLGVPEELGGLGGGLVLQCEIAREIGRVSGSFAVSVLPSVLGPSLLADLGTREQFDRLAPPLMDGEHMAAIALTEPEAGSDVVAMRTVATPAREGFVLRGTKTFVTNAPVADLFLVAAVLDSFARRPGPERAAGIALFLVRPQEPGFRISRRIEKLGMRASETGEIVLDDCFVPAENRLGGNRGNFLGLLRVLERSRLYVAALSLGIAAAAFEAALGYAKVRKAFGKAIGDHQAIGFKLADMALELEAAELLVFSAARAFDRGEKAGARVSMAKLFASEASVRIANEALQIHGGYGYTTEFPVERYLRDARVGTIWEGTSEMQRRTIARSLGLSP; encoded by the coding sequence GTGGACGAAATCGACATCTTTCGCCGGACTCTCCGGACGTTTTGCGAGGAAAGACTGGCTCCGCTCGTCGCACGTTCGGAGGCGCTCGAGCGTTTTCCTCGCGAGCGGATTCTCCGACCCATGGCCGAGCTCGGCATCTTCCGGTTGGGCGTGCCGGAAGAGCTCGGAGGACTCGGAGGCGGCCTCGTCCTGCAGTGCGAGATCGCCAGGGAAATCGGCCGGGTCTCCGGTTCCTTTGCCGTGTCCGTCCTTCCGTCGGTACTCGGTCCTTCGCTCCTCGCCGACCTGGGCACGAGGGAGCAGTTCGACCGTCTGGCTCCACCGCTCATGGACGGCGAGCACATGGCCGCCATTGCGCTGACCGAACCCGAGGCCGGCTCCGACGTCGTGGCGATGCGCACCGTGGCGACGCCCGCCCGAGAGGGGTTCGTCCTTCGCGGGACGAAGACCTTCGTGACCAACGCCCCGGTGGCGGACCTTTTTCTCGTCGCGGCCGTCCTCGACTCTTTTGCCCGCCGGCCCGGCCCGGAGCGGGCGGCGGGGATCGCGCTTTTCCTCGTGCGCCCGCAGGAGCCGGGGTTCCGGATCTCCCGGCGGATCGAAAAACTCGGCATGCGGGCTTCCGAGACCGGCGAGATCGTCCTGGACGACTGCTTCGTGCCGGCCGAAAACCGTCTCGGGGGGAACAGGGGGAATTTCCTCGGCCTTCTCCGCGTCCTCGAGCGAAGTCGCCTCTACGTGGCAGCGCTGTCTCTCGGGATCGCGGCCGCGGCGTTCGAGGCGGCGCTCGGGTACGCGAAGGTGCGCAAGGCGTTCGGAAAGGCCATCGGAGACCACCAGGCCATAGGCTTCAAGCTCGCCGACATGGCCCTCGAGCTCGAGGCGGCGGAGCTCCTGGTGTTTTCGGCCGCACGGGCCTTCGACCGAGGGGAAAAGGCGGGTGCGAGAGTTTCGATGGCGAAGCTTTTCGCGAGCGAGGCCTCCGTCCGCATCGCCAACGAAGCGCTCCAGATCCACGGCGGCTACGGTTACACGACGGAATTTCCCGTCGAGCGGTACTTGCGCGATGCCCGGGTCGGCACCATCTGGGAAGGCACCTCGGAAATGCAACGAAGGACGATCGCTCGCTCCCTGGGACTTTCGCCGTGA
- the hspA-1 gene encoding molecular chaperone, whose product MNLVRWDPFRELEEMTERLNRLFAGTPRRATRAGEDREAITAPEWAPVVDIEETPDEYLIKAEVPGVSRDDVKITVENGVLTLQGERKQEKEEKGRKFHRVERFYGSFLRSFTLPDNVDEEKVRAELKDGVLTVHLPKSEKAKPKAVEVKVA is encoded by the coding sequence ATGAACCTCGTAAGATGGGATCCTTTTCGCGAACTCGAGGAGATGACCGAAAGGCTCAACCGCCTTTTCGCCGGCACGCCACGGCGGGCGACGCGGGCCGGAGAAGACAGAGAAGCCATCACGGCTCCCGAATGGGCTCCCGTGGTGGACATCGAGGAGACGCCCGACGAATACCTGATCAAGGCCGAAGTCCCGGGCGTGTCCAGGGACGACGTGAAGATCACGGTGGAGAACGGGGTGCTCACGCTCCAAGGCGAGCGCAAGCAGGAGAAGGAAGAAAAGGGCAGGAAGTTCCACCGCGTGGAGCGCTTCTACGGTTCCTTCCTCCGAAGCTTCACTCTGCCGGACAACGTCGACGAAGAGAAGGTCCGGGCCGAGCTCAAGGACGGCGTCCTGACGGTCCATCTCCCGAAGAGCGAGAAGGCGAAACCGAAGGCCGTCGAAGTGAAGGTGGCCTGA
- a CDS encoding GlcNAc-PI de-N-acetylase, with amino-acid sequence MERILVFGTHPDDAEIGAGGTIASFARRGYPVLIVNFRIPAGNGDASEAERERRRKEGERAAGILGAQLCSFGLRREEIRPDARLVGTLDRLLQEFRPTQVYTHWVGDSHPEHVATTRAVLAATRRNSCSVYMYEATIPGGITERAFRPQRFVDISDTIECKIRSLESYETQLEVYGPGWIAAVRGRAAERGFQVGCAYAEAFEVVKEIVRPEPRA; translated from the coding sequence GTGGAGCGCATCCTCGTCTTCGGCACCCATCCCGACGACGCCGAGATCGGTGCCGGCGGTACCATCGCCAGCTTCGCTCGCCGCGGCTACCCGGTGCTCATCGTGAACTTCCGGATCCCTGCCGGAAACGGCGACGCCTCCGAGGCCGAACGCGAGCGAAGGCGAAAGGAAGGGGAGAGGGCGGCCGGAATCCTCGGGGCGCAACTGTGTTCCTTCGGTCTGCGGCGAGAGGAAATCCGCCCCGACGCTCGGCTCGTCGGCACCCTCGACCGGCTCCTCCAGGAATTCCGGCCGACACAGGTCTACACGCACTGGGTCGGCGACAGCCACCCGGAGCACGTGGCCACGACGCGCGCGGTGCTCGCCGCGACGCGCCGGAACAGCTGCTCCGTTTACATGTACGAAGCGACGATACCGGGCGGAATCACCGAGCGGGCGTTTCGCCCCCAGCGGTTCGTCGACATCTCGGACACGATCGAGTGCAAGATCCGCAGTCTCGAGTCCTACGAAACCCAGCTCGAGGTCTACGGCCCTGGCTGGATCGCTGCCGTTCGCGGTAGAGCAGCGGAACGCGGATTCCAGGTCGGCTGCGCTTACGCCGAGGCCTTCGAGGTCGTCAAAGAAATCGTGCGCCCGGAGCCCCGAGCATGA